One segment of Marvinbryantia formatexigens DSM 14469 DNA contains the following:
- a CDS encoding SDR family oxidoreductase has protein sequence MKALFIGGTGTISTAISRKLLEEGHELWLINRGNRNRELPEGAHIITADINDEKYVAEQLAGQQFDVVADFIAFVPEQLERDYRLFKGKTRQYIYISSASAYQKPLSDYRITEGTPLANRYWDYSRNKIAGEELLMKLYREEDFPVTIVRPSHTYSERSVPVGLHGKNGSYQVLKRMMEGKPVLIHGDGTSLWTLTFNSDFAKGFVGLMGNIHAIGEAVQITGDESLTWNQIYQTVADALGVELNPYYVSSHFLAKCDTQRLNIEGSLLGDKAHTVVFDNTKLKKLVPGFCADIRFDQGVRKAVAYVMSHPECQIEDPEFDAWCDCVIEAQEEALKKVQMSQKR, from the coding sequence ATGAAGGCGTTGTTTATTGGAGGAACGGGTACAATTAGTACAGCAATTTCAAGAAAGCTGCTGGAAGAAGGGCATGAACTGTGGCTGATTAACAGAGGAAACCGGAACCGGGAGCTTCCGGAAGGCGCACATATTATTACTGCGGATATTAATGATGAAAAGTATGTTGCAGAGCAGCTTGCTGGACAGCAGTTTGATGTGGTTGCGGATTTTATTGCATTTGTTCCAGAGCAGCTGGAGCGGGATTACCGGCTGTTTAAAGGAAAGACCAGGCAGTATATTTACATCAGTTCGGCATCGGCATATCAGAAGCCGCTGTCAGATTACCGGATTACGGAGGGAACGCCGCTGGCTAACCGTTATTGGGATTATTCCAGAAACAAAATTGCAGGAGAGGAGCTTCTGATGAAGCTCTACCGGGAAGAAGATTTTCCGGTGACAATCGTGCGTCCAAGTCACACATACAGTGAGAGAAGTGTTCCGGTGGGATTGCATGGGAAAAACGGCAGCTATCAGGTACTAAAACGTATGATGGAAGGAAAGCCGGTTCTCATTCACGGTGATGGAACGTCGCTGTGGACCTTAACCTTTAATAGTGATTTTGCAAAAGGTTTTGTCGGGCTGATGGGGAATATTCATGCGATTGGAGAGGCGGTGCAGATTACCGGGGATGAATCTCTGACATGGAATCAGATTTACCAGACGGTAGCGGATGCTCTGGGCGTGGAGCTGAATCCATATTATGTGTCATCACATTTTCTTGCAAAATGTGACACGCAGAGGCTTAATATAGAGGGAAGCCTCCTGGGGGATAAGGCTCATACCGTGGTATTTGATAACACTAAATTGAAAAAGCTTGTGCCGGGTTTTTGCGCGGATATCCGTTTTGACCAGGGAGTTCGCAAAGCGGTAGCTTATGTGATGTCCCATCCGGAATGTCAGATAGAGGATCCGGAATTTGATGCATGGTGCGATTGCGTGATTGAAGCGCAGGAGGAAGCTTTGAAGAAAGTACAGATGTCGCAGAAAAGGTAA
- a CDS encoding MATE family efflux transporter, protein MMFTNKQLRQLIVPLIIEQLLSVTVGLADSVMVASVGEAAVSGVSLVDTIMVLIINIFAALATGGAVVAGHYIGQQRKEYACKATDQLMLFVTVLSIIVTVGVYAGQNLILHGIFGQIEEDVMKNARIYLLIVTASVPFIALYNGGAAIFRSVGNSKISMESSLLMNAVNITGNAILIYGCKMGVEGAAIPTLVSRMFAALIMIVLLRRENQPVHMSRKIQMHFDKHMIHKILHIGVPNGLENSMFQLGKILVLSLVATFGTASIAANAVSNTIAMFQTLPGMAMGFAILTVAAQCAGAGDYKQVRYYTKKLLVIEYIAMVAINVVVYLMLPVIIQVYHLQPETAAMTRQILTYHACCACTIWPMSFSLPNTLRAANDVKITMWISIFSMWIFRILFSYILGEYMSWGVFGIWVAMTIDWLFRAICFTIRYIRGKWQYQNI, encoded by the coding sequence ATGATGTTTACAAACAAACAACTGCGCCAGTTGATTGTCCCGCTGATTATTGAGCAACTGCTGAGTGTTACAGTGGGACTGGCGGATTCTGTCATGGTCGCGAGTGTAGGAGAAGCGGCTGTTTCGGGGGTTTCTCTGGTAGATACGATTATGGTACTGATTATCAATATTTTTGCGGCACTGGCTACCGGTGGGGCGGTAGTGGCAGGACATTATATCGGGCAGCAGAGAAAAGAATATGCCTGTAAAGCAACTGACCAGCTGATGTTATTTGTTACAGTTTTGTCTATTATAGTAACAGTGGGGGTTTATGCCGGACAGAATCTGATTCTTCATGGTATTTTCGGACAGATAGAGGAAGATGTCATGAAAAATGCGAGAATATATCTTCTGATAGTAACGGCATCCGTTCCTTTTATTGCATTGTATAATGGAGGCGCGGCGATTTTCCGTTCCGTTGGTAATTCCAAAATCTCTATGGAATCATCTTTGCTGATGAACGCGGTAAATATTACTGGAAATGCGATTCTGATTTATGGCTGTAAAATGGGCGTTGAGGGTGCGGCAATACCAACGCTGGTTTCCAGAATGTTTGCAGCTCTCATAATGATTGTGTTGCTTCGCAGGGAAAATCAACCGGTCCATATGTCTCGAAAGATACAAATGCACTTTGATAAGCATATGATACATAAAATATTGCACATCGGAGTGCCAAACGGACTGGAAAACAGTATGTTTCAATTAGGGAAAATTCTGGTACTAAGTCTTGTGGCGACATTTGGAACCGCATCTATTGCGGCAAATGCGGTTTCGAATACGATTGCTATGTTTCAGACACTGCCTGGAATGGCGATGGGGTTTGCTATTTTGACTGTAGCGGCGCAGTGCGCTGGTGCGGGCGATTATAAGCAGGTGAGATATTACACAAAAAAGCTGCTGGTTATTGAATATATTGCGATGGTTGCGATAAATGTGGTTGTTTATCTTATGCTGCCGGTGATTATCCAGGTTTATCATCTTCAGCCGGAGACGGCGGCAATGACAAGGCAGATTTTAACATATCATGCATGTTGCGCATGTACAATCTGGCCGATGTCGTTTTCACTGCCGAATACCTTGCGGGCGGCAAATGATGTAAAAATTACTATGTGGATATCCATCTTTTCCATGTGGATTTTCCGGATATTATTTAGTTACATATTGGGAGAGTACATGAGCTGGGGCGTCTTTGGCATCTGGGTGGCTATGACGATTGACTGGCTGTTCCGTGCAATTTGTTTTACAATCCGTTACATAAGGGGAAAATGGCAGTATCAGAATATATAA
- a CDS encoding DNA-deoxyinosine glycosylase: MAQDYQHVTHTFEPVYDGKSRILILGTFPSVKSRENHFYYGHPQNRFWKVLSALCMAPVPGTIEEKKKFLLQNHIAIWDVIAECDIIGSSDSSIKNAVPCDLGRILLHAPIKQIFANGGKAYELYQKYSYPLLKKEIIKLPSTSPANAAYQMDRLLMEWEPVRQALK; this comes from the coding sequence ATGGCACAGGATTATCAGCATGTTACACATACTTTTGAACCGGTTTATGACGGAAAATCCAGGATATTGATTCTTGGGACATTTCCTTCTGTAAAATCCAGGGAAAATCATTTTTATTATGGACATCCGCAAAACCGGTTCTGGAAAGTGCTGAGTGCTCTCTGTATGGCTCCTGTGCCTGGGACAATAGAGGAAAAGAAAAAATTTCTTTTACAAAATCACATAGCAATATGGGATGTAATAGCAGAATGTGATATTATTGGTTCCAGTGACAGCTCGATAAAAAATGCGGTTCCCTGTGACCTGGGCAGAATTCTGTTACATGCACCAATAAAACAGATTTTTGCAAATGGTGGAAAAGCATATGAATTATATCAGAAGTATAGCTACCCGCTGCTGAAAAAAGAAATTATAAAGCTGCCGTCTACCAGCCCGGCAAACGCGGCTTACCAGATGGACAGGCTTTTAATGGAGTGGGAACCGGTGAGACAAGCCCTGAAATAA